AGGACTGGTGACATCAAGACCTcagcattgggacttccctggtggcacagtggttaagaatccgcctgccaaagcaggggacacgggttcaagccctggtctgggaaggtcccacatgccgccgagcaactaagcccgtgctccacagctactgagcctgtgctctagagtccacaagccacaactactgaagccacgcgcctggagcctgtgctccgcaacaggagaggccactgcaatgagaagcccgcccatcgcaacaaagagtagcctgcgctcgccgcaactagagaaagtccaggcacagcaatgaagacccaacggggccaaaaataaataaattaaatgaattaattaaaaaaaaaaagacctcaccATTGCCCTGGGACCCCTGCAGAGGGCTCACCCAACCTACCATTCCAACAGATCTTTAGATTGGTTAATTTCCTATAGGGTCCAGAATAAAACTACTTTCTAAACTTTCTCCCTAtccttttaaaagttatgttcCCAGAGAAGCCAGTGAGCCCTCGAGCAATGCAGAGTGACAAAGACTGTGTCTGGGTGTGGGAGATGCCACCCCTGGCCAGCTCTTTCACATGTGTGTCTAGATAAAGGCCTTATCTTCCCTGTCTGGTGTGGGCAGAAGTTGATATCCCAGCCTGCTCCTAACTCACAGTCAGCCTGAACTTAGAGGTACCAGCGGCCATCTGAGaaaggcagggcctggctgggaCTGGTCACTGGGCTCAGGACAGagtctgccctgggtcctggctctgccgcCTATTCCCTGTGAAGGGCTAGGCAGGTTCTTAGGCCTCTTGGGGCTCGTCTTCCTGGAGTCTGTTCCAGCTCTGGCATTCTAGGGTGTCAGAAGAATGTGGGGAAATTAAAGTCTGGCTCATCTCAAAGTCAAATTAAAGGCTGTGGACCTGAGCCCCAGGGTGACTGAGAGAGACCTAATCTGAGCTGGGCCAagctggcaaccacaagtccttGCAGTTGCCCGCCAATGTTTCTgcatccccacctccacccttccAGCGGGAGAGGCCAAGGTCTATGTGTCCAAAAGCCACATGTATTGAGAAGCCACTGATGGCGAGTTCCATCCAAGCCCCCTGCCCTCTACCCCTCCAGCGGGTAAAATCTTACCAAACTCTGTGGGAAAGATGAGAGAAAACTTTACCTGAAATGTCAGTGACTTTGATAGCTGTAGCTCGAGgaaatttttctttgagaatttggGTCACTTTGAGCTCCCCCTCAGTCTGCGAGGCAAACATACGCTGGGCACAGTGGAGAAGAGGAAGCTGCCACAGAACAGAGGAGAGTCACTGTGCAGgccccccctgccctcccctgcaaGGCAGGGCCCCGGGCTAAGTCAGGGGGACTACATGGTGTCCGATGTCCATTTAAGCTCTCCAGGATGCAGAATAAACGTTTTTTGAGGGGGGAGTGGAGTTGTAAATAACTCACTTTGACTCTAGAGATAACAAGGGCCCCAacttaattcaacaaatgtttaactCCTCATGATAGTGAGACACTATCATGATGACGGTTTAATAAGTGAGGCGCCTGAAGCACTAAGTAATATGCCAAGGCTGGATCCCTTAATAAGATGCAGAGTCAGGAGAGGCCGGGCAGCAGCCTGCCTCAGGCGTGCCCTGCTTAGGCCAGCATGCCACTGACCATGTACTGATGGGGCCAAATGCCACCCACCCTTTAGGCCTGATTAACATTCTACATTCTCTCCAGTGGGATGTAACCCTGTGACCTACTGCTCAATAAGCCAGCTACCCTTTGCAATTCTTACtgggagaagaaacagaattCTATTAAAGGACCTGAAGTCAGAACATTATTTACCATTGGCAGTAACACTCCCCCCTTCCCCAATGGCTACCCTTAGGACCCAGTGCTTCTGATGGGAATGTGTCTCAACCCTTACGATGAAAGAGCACAAAACCATGTCGGCAGCCCCTTGGCTGGGCTAAGCAGATGCTGAAAGGGGAGACTGAAAATAGAGCACGGCAGGCCTTCAGTGTCAGCCTAAAGACTTTGGACTTTGTTAGACAGGCTTCTTGGTGCCAAAGTAACTGTGCCTTTTGAAGCAAGTCAGGAAAGATTCCCAAATAACAATATCATTACAAAGGGAGTAGTACCAGGCATCCCTAACTGGAGGAGGAAGGCGGGTGGAGCGCTGTTCATCAAGTGCTGGTGCTGAAGGTAACATCCCTTCATCTCCTCCGTCCCGCTCATCCTCAGGCCTTTTCCGACGGCCCAGAGCAGGGTCCTGGATTATAGAACCTCAGAGCGCCTTCTTTAAAATGCCCTGTGCACTGACTCTTTCACCAACTGGTCTTAGAGGCCAAGACTGGGTCTGTCTTGTTACTGCAGTCTTCCAGAGCTGACCCAGGGCAGGCCCTCAGGAGGACTTGGGTtatggatgaatgagtgagtgaatgaatgaatgagcagggGAAGAACCACACGATTCAGGGCATATGTACTGGGCACCTGCAAAAAAGTCCTGATTCTAGCAGGCAACTGAAATGCAGGTCAGGAGAAAGATCTGGAGGGAGGCTGTCTGAGTGATGTATAGAGGGACAGAATCTTAAGTTGTGGGCCTGGGTAAGACTGTGGGGCAGGGGGGAAATGGGACCTCCTCTGAAGACAGTGCCCTGGGGGGCAAAGGCAGAGGGTAGCCAGGTGGCACGCAGAAGCGGCAATCACTAAGGAGTGAGGGCCCCCCTGCAAGGCAGGGCCCCGGGCTAAGTCAGGGGGACTACATGGTGTCCGATGTCCATTTAAGCTCTCCAGGATGCAGAATAAACGTTTTTGGGAAAAGCCTTTTCTTCAGCTCAGCTGATCTGCAGGCAGCGGCTTTTAAACCAGTAATCTACTGACAAAATCCCCGGAAAGCCGACTGTCTACTCTAAAAGTCACCAGCAGAAGTGCCCTTCATGCTTGGGGGAGGCAGGTCCAAGAGAAGGAGGAATGTGAGAGGAAAGCGAAAGAAGTGGATGAAGTGAGGAAAGAATGAATCAGAAAGTGGGGAGAGAAAATTAGCAGGGCGCGTGGTGAGTGCCCTCTGCTGGCTTCCTACCCCGGGAGTATGGGATTTGGGGAGGGTCAAGGTCACAGAAGCCAGGCGGACTTTCCGGAGCCCTGACCCAGCCAACAGTCCCCGGCACGCACGCCGCGACTCCGGGCTGAGTCCCATGTCTTCGGCTCAGTAAATCAACATTGCTTTTTCCGTGCCCGCTGTATTATGACTATCTAGTCCCCTCGGCCTCAACCCCCAGCCCGTTCGGGAGCTCCCCCAGCACGCGCCGGGCCTGACACTTCTACCAGTGCCCGTAGCCGGGCCCACTAAATGAACGAACCAACGAGTGAGTGAATGAGAGAAATGCAGGGCAGGCCCTGGGCCCGGCGCGCCGCCCTCTGTGGACCAATTTCCCAGCCGCAGCGGCGGCCGCGGCCGGCCCCGCGGTCCCAGCGTAGCTCCCGCCCAAGGGAGAGCAGCCCGGTCCCCGCCCGCGCTCACCCAGCGGGCTCCGCGGAGCAGTGGCGCTGCCGCGGCCGGGCTCCACGCCGCCATGCCCGGCCGACGCGGCCCGCCGTCTGAGGTCGCCTTGTCGCCCAAAAGACACGGAGCCTGGGACCAGGGCCGCCGCCGCCACGGGCTAGGCCGCCCCCTGCCGTCCGGAGGCCGCGAGCCGCCCACGCCCGCCCCGCCCACGCCCAGG
The sequence above is a segment of the Physeter macrocephalus isolate SW-GA chromosome 12, ASM283717v5, whole genome shotgun sequence genome. Coding sequences within it:
- the BOLA3 gene encoding bolA-like protein 3; protein product: MAAWSPAAAAPLLRGARWLPLLHCAQRMFASQTEGELKVTQILKEKFPRATAIKVTDISGGCGAMYEIQIESEEFKEKRTVQQHQMVNQALKEEIKGMHGLRIFTSVPKH